From the genome of Nicotiana sylvestris chromosome 2, ASM39365v2, whole genome shotgun sequence, one region includes:
- the LOC104223142 gene encoding uncharacterized protein: MMDLAYSPMAKCISTPFQSFTHRPLALFSRVSISVHIKPKFANTYRRWNMCSASSSDTHTLVAGHKSAEVESNKEDEYGDLKSWMHENGLPPCKVVIKERPSHNAKHRPIHYVAASEDLQAGDIAFSVPDSLVVTLERVLGNESIAELLTTNKLSELACLALYLMYEKKQGKKSFWYPYIKELDRQRARGQLAVESPLLWSDAELDYLTGSPTKAEVLERAEGIKREYNELDTVWFMAGSLFQQYPYDIPTEAFPFEIFKQAFVAVQSCVVHLQKVSLARRFALVPLGPPLLSYCSNCRAMLAAVNGAVQLVVDRSYRAGDPIVVWCGPQPNSKLLINYGFVDEENSYDRLMVEAALNTEDPQYQDKRLAAQRNGKLSVQAFQVCVGKEREAVLEMLPYLRLGYVSDPSEMQTVLSSQGPICPVSPCMERAVLGQLSDYFEARLASYPTTLSEDEALLADADLDPKKRVATQLVRLEKKILNACLETTVNFINQLPDLSVSPCPAPFAPTLK; this comes from the exons ATGATGGACTTGGCTTATTCACCAATGGCCAAATGCATTTCGACGCCATTTCAATCTTTCACTCATCGACCACTAGCACTTTTTTCTAGGGTTTCCATTTCGGTACACATTAAGCCCAAATTTGCAAATACTTATCGTCGGTGGAACATGTGTTCTGCTTCCAGCTCGGATACACATACACTTGTCGCTGGGCATAAATCTGCTGAAGTTGAAAGTAACAAAGAGGATGAATACGGGGACTTAAAATCATGGATGCACGAAAATGGGCTACCTCCTTGCAAAGTGGTTATTAAGGAAAGGCCTTCCCATAATGCTAAACATCGGCCCATTCACTATGTTGCTGCCAGTGAGGATCTTCAG GCTGGTGATATTGCTTTTTCTGTTCCGGATTCGTTGGTGGTAACGCTTGAGAGAGTTTTGGGAAATGAGAGCATTG CTGAACTCTTGACAACAAACAAATTGTCTGAACTAGCCTGCTTAGCGCTTTATCTAATGTATGAGAAGAAACAAGGAAAGAAGTCGTTCTGGTACCCTTATATAAAAGAACTCGATCGCCAGCGGGCAAGGGGCCAGCTAGCTGTGGAATCGCCTCTTCTATGGTCAGACGCTGAACTAGATTACCTGACAGGGAGTCCTACTAAG GCTGAAGTTTTGGAAAGGGCTGAAGGGATCAAGAGAGAGTACAATGAGCTTGATACAGTCTGGTTCATGGCTGGATCTCTGTTTCAG CAATACCCCTATGATATACCCACTGAAGCATTTCCGTTTGAGATCTTCAAGCAAGCTTTTGTTGCAGTGCAATCATGTGTTGTACATTTACAG AAAGTTAGTCTTGCCCGGAGGTTTGCACTAGTCCCATTGGGACCACCATTATTATCCTATTGTAGCAACTGCAGAGCAATGTTAGCAGCAGTTAATGGTGCAGTGCAACTGGTTGTCGACCGCTCTTATAGGGCAGGAGATCCAATTGTTGTGTG GTGTGGACCACAACCTAATTCAAAATTACTCATTAACTATGGTTTTGTTGATGAAGAAAATTCGTACGACCGTCTTATGGTGGAG GCAGCATTAAATACAGAGGATCCTCAATATCAAGACAAGCGTCTAGCTGCTCAAAGGAATGGTAAACTATCAGTGCAAGCTTTCCAG GTGTGTGTGGGAAAAGAAAGAGAGGCTGTGTTGGAGATGCTTCCTTATTTGAGATTGGGATATGTTTCAGATCCTTCAGAAATGCAGACGGTCTTATCATCTCAAGGCCCTATTTGTCCG GTGAGCCCTTGTATGGAAAGAGCAGTTCTGGGTCAGCTAAGTGATTATTTCGAGGCAAGGCTGGCTAGTTATCCGACCACTCTAAGTGAAGATGAGGCTTTG TTGGCTGATGCTGATCTGGATCCAAAAAAGCGAGTTGCTACACAGCTTGTCAGGTTGGAAAAGAAAATTCTAAATGCATGCCTGGAAACTACAGTGAACTTCATTAATCAATTACCTGATCTCTCCGTATCTCCATGTCCGGCTCCTTTTGCTCCAACATTGAAATGA